A genomic window from Bradyrhizobium lupini includes:
- a CDS encoding alpha/beta fold hydrolase, whose amino-acid sequence MPSFHNGAVEIAYLDEGEGDPIILVHGFASSKNVNWVYPTWVSELRKNGRRVIALDNRGHGESAKLYEPAQYSIPTMAADVLALMDHLAIPQADLMGYSMGGRMTAWLSLNEPQRLRSAILGGIGIGGLIEGTGPGENVAKALEAPSLDDVSDPVGRTFRAFADQTRSDRKALAACLRGTRDLMTKDEAARIDVPVLIAVGSTDDVAGSASALGAIIPGSEVLDIPGRDHMRAVGDKVYKTGVLDFLSRRA is encoded by the coding sequence ATGCCGAGCTTTCACAACGGCGCCGTTGAAATTGCCTATCTCGACGAAGGCGAGGGCGATCCGATCATCCTGGTGCACGGCTTTGCCTCCAGCAAGAACGTGAACTGGGTCTATCCGACCTGGGTCTCGGAACTGCGCAAGAACGGCCGCCGTGTCATTGCGCTCGACAATCGCGGCCATGGCGAAAGCGCAAAGCTCTACGAGCCCGCGCAGTACTCCATCCCGACCATGGCCGCCGACGTGCTCGCGCTGATGGATCACCTCGCCATCCCGCAGGCCGATCTCATGGGCTATTCGATGGGCGGACGGATGACGGCCTGGCTCTCCCTCAACGAGCCGCAGCGCCTGCGTTCGGCAATCCTTGGCGGCATCGGCATCGGCGGCCTGATCGAGGGCACCGGGCCCGGCGAGAACGTCGCGAAGGCGCTGGAAGCGCCCTCGCTCGACGACGTCTCCGATCCCGTCGGACGCACGTTTCGTGCTTTTGCAGACCAAACCCGTTCCGACCGCAAGGCGCTGGCCGCCTGCCTGCGCGGCACGCGCGATCTCATGACGAAGGACGAAGCCGCGCGCATCGACGTGCCCGTGCTGATCGCGGTCGGCAGCACCGACGACGTCGCGGGTTCGGCCAGCGCACTCGGTGCCATCATCCCGGGTTCGGAAGTGCTCGATATTCCCGGTCGCGATCACATGCGCGCAGTCGGCGACAAGGTCTACAAGACTGGCGTGCTCGATTTCCTCTCACGCCGCGCCTGA
- a CDS encoding zinc-finger domain-containing protein, with protein MSDHVVPHFHNDAGVPVIEIGSQEFMCVGANPPFDHPHVFLDLGNDNEIICPYCSTLYRFAADLKAGEARPPECVLKDKVA; from the coding sequence ATGTCCGACCATGTCGTCCCGCACTTCCACAACGATGCCGGTGTCCCCGTCATCGAGATCGGCTCGCAAGAGTTCATGTGCGTGGGCGCCAACCCTCCGTTCGATCATCCGCACGTCTTCCTCGACCTCGGCAACGACAACGAGATCATCTGCCCGTACTGCTCGACTCTGTACCGTTTCGCCGCCGACCTGAAGGCGGGCGAAGCCCGTCCGCCGGAATGCGTCCTGAAGGACAAGGTGGCCTGA